Genomic window (Juglans microcarpa x Juglans regia isolate MS1-56 chromosome 2S, Jm3101_v1.0, whole genome shotgun sequence):
tttttaatatatttaaatatttttttaaaaaaataagaaaaatacacttatatacttaaaattacttccttaatcactaagtaaaaaaaatatgaaaaaaaaaatttctatagcGGTATACTAGAGCGGTACATTTTGGGAGGCATACAAgcttttctcttaaaaaaaaagaaaaacaatccATGCCTGTCTAACCCATCACTCCGTCTAACACGTTTCTTAGCTTAGAAATGCTTAACTTTCTAAGTTTACATACCGccacttttgtatattttttatacattctattgatgtgattagttaaaactattattttatattaaaaaaaataatatagcaaattatattaatagagtacgtaaagaatacataaaaataactacacataaaatttttgttaatcATATACATCAGGTTTTACTGTTGTGGCACATTTTCACGTGGGTTGGTGAGGAGCAATGGTCAAGGCAGCACTGACCAAGGTGAAAATAATGCTATTTAATTCAGCTTAATCTAACCTTCCTTGTTTACAATCGAAGTAACTTACACaggttttatttaatttaagaaTTATAGTAGATATAAGTCCCTAAGTGTACAAGCTTAGTGTAAGCCCTTTGTAAAAATATGGGCTCCACTAgaataaattgatattttctttatatttctcgTGGTGGGAATAACTTGTTTACAAAGAATTTACGCGAGTTTTAAgtgaataaattttataattcagtAGGATTGCATGTAGCACCAATTgagaaataaattctttttaaaaaaaaaaaatacaggataattaaagaaaatcatGCATGTGGTCTCTATGATTAAAtatacattaaataaaatataccaACATATGTTCAGCAATGGAGAgaagagattttataatttattggaTGATTTCTTGTGCAAGATTTGCCTTACACCTGCTTGATTGTTTCCCTCAAATCTGGAATATAAAGTAATTAATGGAGGCAAATAtcttatataaatctcataatttttaatactaaaattaTACGAATCAATcaatattaaatagttatagaagcttttttttttttttttttttttgtgtttttgtattttttaatgtgttttttgtttgtagttttttgttttttactttttaataaaaaaaaataggctattttagaCTTGTGTCCATAGTAGTAGAGTCCCGTCTTCCTCCTGTTTGGGAGGACGGAGGGGTCTAGTGCTTCTCTTATTTGAAAGATGGGTTGTTTAGTTCTATTTTTACAGAGCATTCTATTTGTTAGGAGAgagttttataaaagttaaaataatatttgtcatAAATGAATTTATGTGCAGGGATGCTTCAGAGTAGATGTATAGTTTGACatatagtttaaattttttctatattaataaGTCACAACTATAACTTCGgcttataaaatgaaatgaaattatttctaaaaaaaaaaagttatagaagCTATTAAATATGCTTTATTCATCTTTAAATAATATGGAAAATCTAAACCACGTGCTTAAGCCACCGCCGTTTGTAATTCCTACGAAGAAGTACTCCATGATTAAAATAATGCGCCATTAATGATTACAGATGGCAGCGAACGCTTGGCACATGTGCTCCACGTGATCTCCATACATCTTAGTACATGTTTCTctttattataacaatattcTATTTGAATGGTGGGATACATGTACTTACATAATTCcacacatcattttttaacttaaaatgaaagaaatggaaataaataattagtattatAGCATCATTTCAGCATTCATATGCAAACTCgagagtatatatattaatactttttAAGAATTGATTTGAGGAAGCACTTGCTACTTCTCCGCAATAGAATTTTAGTATGGGGTGCTAATCTATCGTCCAGTTTTGGCTGTTGGGCGTGTTCActagtataaattttattttttatttttttatattttttatattttttaatatatttaaatatttttaaaaaataaaaaattataacaatatattaataattacttctttaattaataaataaaagaaaaaaattaaaaaataatatgaactaTTGAAATGAAAGGATAAAATAAAGAGACAtagtagtattattattttactataatcACGTCCACATGGAAATATCCACTTTCAATTGTTGTCTCtgccattattttattattaaaaataaaaaataaataaataataaccgATGGAGTACCTTGGCAAACTCAAAAGCAATGAAATGGTGAAAGTGTAAAATTTTGTTTGATGAGTATAACagtgtttattattaaaaaattaatttttttatataaatttcgtatttatttttttttaaaataattatataacgCTCGTACTATTGTAATTATCATTTCACTTATTTGATGTCAATGATTTCAATGGCATCCAAAAGTCAAATCGACTCCGCGTTGTCTCCTAGCACAACGGCGTTTTTAGAGATCCGAATCCGATAGCAAACAATtcgtatataatttatatatattatttatatagatacacaaagaaaatagagaagtaAGATGCATGGTATGGACGGAGCAAGGAGGTTGCAGTACTGATACTCGCAGTGATTGGATTCAAGCTGGTCATGGATTCCCATGCTCATCCACCCACGTGCATACTTCAACTCCCTCCGTAATTCACTTCCACcctcattaaatatatatatagcacacaGATTTGCGGACACTTCCCTGCAGGTTTCAGTTTTCGTGCCTATCTTCATGCAAGAACTGGGGCTGTAAAACCAGTCGCATGCATAGCGATTCGTTGTAAGATCATCTTTGACATATAGTTGTAGCAGCAGGAGAAAGAGATACTCCAAGAAGATGGAAAAGTACGAGTTGATGAAGGATTTGGGATTTGGAAATTTCGGGGTGGCAAGACTCTTGAGGCACAAGGAGACCAAGGAACTCGTCGCCATGAAATACATCGAGCGTGGCCACAAGGTTTGTCATGCTTTtctgtttggttgccgagaaaacttgggaaaatatatttttttttttttttgcaagtacgCTTTACGTTTGGTGTTGTTGGTTCCGAAGAGCGGATATTAATTACTAGGGATTTATACATTTAGGAGGGTGTGTTTTTCTGAAATCAATGGAGGACTGGCTTATGTGAATTCCCAAAAATGGGAAGATTTCTAAGGCTCAGTACCAGGGAAGCAAAAGAAATTTCCAGTTTTGGAATCTTAGATTTTTCATACTTTAGAGGACCCAGAAAAGAGATATTCAAGTAAAATGAACCCAACTGTAATATTTCGTACTTGACTTTGgattaagtcatttttttttgttttctcgtTCTCCTTCCGTTCCCCAGAAACCAAACAGTATTAAAAGGCTCCTTTCTAACATGATCACTGGATCTATATCCTCTCTCTTGAATTTCAGATTGATGAGAATGTGGCGAGAGAAATTATCAACCACAGATCGCTCCGGCACCCCAACATAATCCGTTTCAAGGAGGCTAGTTTTGTTCCCCTATCCCAAGAACTTTGTTAAAGAAGTTCTGAATACTATTGCTTAACTCTTCTTCTGTCGTTTGGGTAAATCAGGTGGTTTTGACACCCACTCATTTGGCGATTGTAATGGAATATGCGGCCGGCGGAGAGCTCTTTGAACGCATCTGCAATGCCGGTAGATTTAGTGAAGATGAGGTAAAAGTTACtgtctctcttttctcttgtttgattgattgataTTATTCTCGTAGCTAATatgtttttctcttcatttaatTTCCCAGGCTAGATATTTCTTTCAGCAGCTGATCTCTGGTGTCAATTATTGTCATTCCATGGTAGCATCCCTTTTCACTCTTAGAAGCTTTCTCTTCCGCTCActtttctccttttctctttttctgtcATTGAAATTACAAATAGCGAATACAAATGTTTATGTTTGACTCTTATCTTGCAGCAAATATGCCATAGAGATTTGAAGCTGGAAAACACACTTTTAGATGGAAGCCCTGCGCCACGGCTAaaagtttgtgattttggttATTCTAAGGTGTGgaattagtttcattttttctgATATTTAATATGGTATTTTGCCAATTTTCTTTTGGGTTATACTGTTTGTTCATGCTGTAGTCATCCCTCCTGCATTCAAGACCCAAATCTACGGTTGGAACTCCAGCATACATTGCACCAGAAGTTCTTTCTCGGAGAGAGTATGATGGCAAGGTGAAATTTTTAATTACTCATTTTCAGTAGAAAATAAACTTTTGATCTGTTCTCTAGCCTATTCTTGCAATCAGGGATGACATAGGGTGGGTTAGAACTGTGACCCATTGcatcacatatatatttgtgtctTATCCTTAAAACTAGTGCTCTCTTTGTCCCTATTATGGTCTCCATTGATAAAGCACATGCATTGATTGTTTCAACAACCTgcttttgtatatttctttatgtttttgttgttttattaaatgctcgaatattataaaaagttgGAAATCACAATTCCCattcccttttttgtttttttttttttgttctgtatCTCCCTTGCTCAATGCAGTGTCAACTATTTCCCCCCTCCCTATCTTATTATGTTCTAGAAATTACTTTGCTTTTTTAACGTTTGGGTATTGAAAACTCTCTATGGGATGGAGATTGATATGTTCGCCTGTTCCAGATATTAGGTGGGCAGGGATGGGGATGGAGAAGCCCACCCCACCTCACCCTACTTGGATTAATTTTGGGATAATTTCGTAATGTTTCTTGTGTGCCAACTCTGAGTTGGTGATTAATTTGCGTGTATGTATGCAATCACCAAGCAATAATAGATAGAGTGTGAGTTCTCTTTTTCTAAGTATTGGGTACCTCTGATAATGGACATTTTGTAACTTTCCTGATTAATAGGATACTGTTTATAATTATTGTGAATGGATTGTCTTGGATGTACATGCTAGTGGCGCTTAGCTTGTCCTTTTGTTACTCCAATTAGGTTACCTTTCTTTAATGACCATATAATATAGTCAATTACTTCATAGACACTCCATGTGGCTGTACAGTTTGAATTTTGGCCAATTTTGAACGCCATGCCTACGCTTTGGACTTCGTAAAATAATAACCACAAGTGTACTTGTTAACCCCACTAGTATTTAACTGGCTGTTGAATCTTGAGTTTTGTAGCATCAGCTACCACCACATAAAACTTCTATGATGTCTGTGACTTCTTTTTCCCCCGCCTTCTCTTATGGGGTGGAAGAGGAAAGGGGAGGAATCTTTGTTTTAATGAAATATGATAAGGATGGGTAGATAAATAGACGAACCATTCCTGTAGATTGATCTTAGATGGACCATTCCTTTGAGCATTATCTGTCTTCCATTATTCTATGGCCATTTGTATTTTTGTGTTGGCCCAAGTGCTTTTGATGCATTCGGAATGTTTAACTGAACTTGCTCTGTATCAACCTTTTCTGTCCGGTATATGGCACTAGCcaccatcctagcatttggtTTACTGCATGTAGATCGCCAATGCAAGTTTCAGGGGGCCTTGAAATTCTCTCTTTCTGCATAATTagtttcttaaattaattactcGTGTTTCTGGTCATGCTATCCAACAATAAGGGGCTTGAGTTCTAAATAAGTCCAAAAGCTTTTAAGTTTATAAACCTTTGTTATGGGTATAACATATTTGAAATAGTAACCGAGTCATTTTGTTATGTGCTTgctaaaattacaacatttaAATGGGAGTAACTTGAACTTTATCATTTTGAGGAAGATTATATCTTTTCTTCCATTTATTTAGTTGGCAGACGTATGGTCTTGTGGAGTAACTCTGTATGTCATGCTGGTGGGAGCATATCCTTTTGAAGACCAAGATGACCCCAGGAATTTTAGAAAAACAATTCAAGTAATTATCTCTCTCcatctatatgatttttttttaaaaataatgtgttCATTATTTTCGTATTTGattcttctttctctttatcaTTCGATCTTCTGCAGAAAATAATGGCTGTTCAGTACAAAATCCCCGACTATGTTCACATATCTCAAGATTGCAGGCACCTACTCTCTCGGATATTTGTTGCAAGTCCATCCAGGGTATGTACCATTCTGAAGTTACTAAACTTTATTCCAATCATTAAAGTTTGGATTTATTCAGATAGCTTAAGGATGTCATGAAATGTTCAGGAAAATAACTTTTTAGCCCTTTTCATCTCATTGGAACTTACCTTCTCAATTTTATTCTTCCTCTTCCTGGACAATTTCCTCGTACTATGTCAATGAGAGGTATAGTAGAATTAATGGCAAGTTTGATTGGCTTGGCCGCAGTAAGGCAGCTGCATAGAACAATATGGTTGAAATGATAGAAAGAAACAATAAACTCTCGTCTGTCTGAATCCACATGTAGTATGGTTAGATAAATGAACCCGTGTCTTGACTGACATTGCCAATGGCCAACTGTTCCCCTCTGTATACACGATGCCTTTGCTGGTAGTGTATATTTCTTTCATTCGCTTCTCTATGAAATGATCTAGCGGTTAGCTAACTCTCCTCTCAGGTGCAA
Coding sequences:
- the LOC121252589 gene encoding serine/threonine-protein kinase SAPK7-like is translated as MEKYELMKDLGFGNFGVARLLRHKETKELVAMKYIERGHKIDENVAREIINHRSLRHPNIIRFKEVVLTPTHLAIVMEYAAGGELFERICNAGRFSEDEARYFFQQLISGVNYCHSMQICHRDLKLENTLLDGSPAPRLKVCDFGYSKSSLLHSRPKSTVGTPAYIAPEVLSRREYDGKLADVWSCGVTLYVMLVGAYPFEDQDDPRNFRKTIQKIMAVQYKIPDYVHISQDCRHLLSRIFVASPSRRITIKEIKNHPWFLKNLPRELTESAQAIYYQRDNPSFSLQSVDEIMKIVGEARNPPPSSKPIRGFSWGAEDEEEEGNEDIDAEVEEGEGEEDEYDKRVKEVHASGEFQIS